One stretch of Bacteroidales bacterium DNA includes these proteins:
- a CDS encoding amidohydrolase family protein has protein sequence MHACYRLQHRVRLLPRHEEKTVILVGGTIHTGTGEVIENGTIVFTAGKITSVGKSSDIKTDGTGNEVIDVTGKQVYPGLIFPNTSVGLVEFGSGVEVATDNRELGDLNPNVRAIAAYNTDSHVIPVIRSNGILLAQIVPIGTLLPGTSSVVQLDAWNWEDAAYKIDNGIQLGWPRKAAAGGRGGVAYAQLALAGAGNYEKNIESLEKIFSDAVAYAAVEKPADKNLRLEALRGLFDGTKTLFISSSEPKGIIAAISFGKRYGVKKMVLATADESAWIVKEFLKENNIPVLLANPLSVPKYDYSDTRLPFKLAAMFVKEGILVGLTYSSPAYGNLPFAAGQTVAYGLSKEEALQTVTLNTAKILGIGDKTGSLEVGKDANIVVSSGDLLDMATNNVELAFITGRSISLDNKHKQLYRRFEAKYESIK, from the coding sequence TTGCATGCCTGTTACAGGCTGCAGCACAGAGTCCGGTTGTTGCCCCGGCACGAGGAAAAAACAGTTATCCTTGTTGGCGGTACCATTCATACTGGTACAGGTGAGGTTATTGAAAACGGAACAATTGTATTCACTGCCGGAAAAATCACTTCAGTAGGTAAGTCATCTGATATTAAGACAGATGGTACTGGTAATGAAGTAATTGATGTTACCGGAAAACAGGTTTATCCCGGACTTATTTTTCCAAATACCAGTGTCGGACTGGTGGAATTTGGAAGCGGAGTTGAAGTTGCAACTGATAACAGGGAGCTGGGAGATCTGAATCCAAATGTGAGAGCAATTGCAGCCTACAATACCGATTCCCATGTAATCCCTGTTATTCGGTCAAATGGAATCCTTCTTGCTCAGATTGTCCCAATTGGTACTCTTCTTCCCGGCACCTCCAGCGTTGTTCAGCTTGATGCCTGGAACTGGGAAGACGCTGCATATAAAATTGATAATGGTATCCAGCTGGGTTGGCCCAGAAAGGCTGCTGCAGGTGGCAGGGGCGGAGTCGCATATGCCCAGCTTGCTCTGGCAGGGGCAGGCAATTACGAGAAAAATATTGAATCGCTGGAGAAAATATTTTCCGATGCAGTTGCTTATGCAGCTGTAGAGAAACCTGCTGACAAAAACCTTCGACTTGAAGCGTTAAGAGGATTGTTTGATGGAACGAAGACTCTGTTTATCAGTTCGTCTGAACCAAAGGGTATAATTGCCGCTATTTCATTTGGCAAAAGATATGGAGTTAAAAAAATGGTTCTTGCAACAGCTGATGAGTCAGCCTGGATTGTTAAGGAGTTTCTTAAAGAAAATAATATTCCCGTGTTGCTGGCAAACCCGCTGAGTGTTCCAAAATATGATTACAGCGATACCAGGCTCCCGTTCAAACTTGCAGCAATGTTTGTAAAGGAGGGGATTCTGGTCGGATTAACATACTCTTCACCTGCTTATGGAAACCTTCCGTTCGCAGCAGGACAAACCGTAGCATACGGACTTTCTAAAGAGGAAGCTCTGCAGACAGTTACACTTAATACCGCAAAAATTCTTGGCATTGGTGATAAGACAGGTTCCCTTGAGGTTGGAAAAGATGCAAATATCGTTGTTTCTTCGGGCGACCTTCTTGACATGGCTACAAATAATGTCGAACTGGCATTCATTACAGGTCGTAGTATCAGTCTTGATAACAAACATAAACAGCTCTACAGACGATTTGAGGCAAAATATGAAAGTATAAAATGA
- a CDS encoding amidohydrolase family protein — protein sequence MQEDVLFKNATVWTSEKEGKLLNTDILVQKGKIAKIGKNLTAPDGAKTIDATGKHITPGLIDEHSHIALDATNEMGQAITSEVRAGEVIDPEDQSIYRQLSGGVTTTHLLHGSANPIGGQSILIKQRWGHNAEELKVENQVGFLKHALGENVKRTTSRYPNTRMGTEQIIRDAYQRAVDYNNEWKTWNAMKPVDRTGKIPPRRDLELDAIVDVLEKRSFIECHTYVQSEGTMIMNLAQDFGVRVNSLIHFNEAYKIADQIKEHGAYASVFSDWWYYKYEVYEGIAYNAAMLIKQGVLTCIHSDDAEMGRRLNQEAGKIMKYGGISETEALKLVTINPAIMLHLGDRTRSIKVGKDADLVLWTDYPLSVYARASKTMVDGTFYFEEEKDAKMKEQVDAERNRIIAGILKETQQPAATNLSNMPRR from the coding sequence GTGCAGGAGGATGTATTATTTAAAAATGCTACTGTATGGACAAGCGAGAAGGAGGGAAAGCTTCTGAATACAGATATCCTTGTACAGAAAGGTAAAATTGCAAAAATAGGAAAGAACCTCACTGCTCCCGATGGAGCAAAGACAATTGACGCAACCGGAAAACATATTACACCCGGACTGATAGATGAGCATTCCCATATTGCCCTTGATGCCACAAATGAGATGGGACAGGCAATTACATCTGAGGTTAGGGCCGGGGAAGTCATTGACCCTGAGGATCAAAGCATTTACAGACAATTATCAGGCGGTGTTACCACAACTCATCTTCTGCACGGATCCGCGAATCCTATTGGCGGACAATCCATCCTTATTAAGCAACGATGGGGGCATAATGCAGAAGAACTCAAAGTGGAAAATCAGGTAGGATTTCTGAAACATGCTCTGGGAGAGAATGTTAAACGTACTACTTCGCGATATCCAAATACCAGAATGGGTACTGAACAAATTATAAGGGATGCATATCAGCGAGCTGTTGATTACAATAACGAATGGAAGACCTGGAATGCGATGAAACCAGTTGATAGAACAGGAAAAATTCCTCCGCGCAGGGATCTTGAACTTGATGCAATTGTTGATGTACTCGAGAAAAGAAGTTTCATAGAATGTCATACTTATGTTCAGTCAGAAGGAACAATGATCATGAATCTTGCTCAGGATTTTGGTGTAAGGGTAAATTCACTGATACATTTTAATGAAGCATATAAGATTGCTGATCAGATAAAGGAACATGGTGCCTACGCATCAGTATTTTCTGACTGGTGGTATTATAAATATGAAGTTTATGAAGGTATAGCCTATAATGCTGCAATGCTTATCAAACAGGGAGTGCTTACATGTATTCATTCTGATGATGCAGAGATGGGCAGAAGGCTGAACCAGGAAGCCGGAAAAATTATGAAATACGGTGGAATATCTGAAACAGAAGCGCTGAAACTTGTGACTATTAACCCGGCAATAATGCTTCATCTTGGCGACAGGACACGAAGCATAAAAGTCGGAAAAGATGCAGACCTTGTTCTCTGGACAGATTATCCGCTTTCAGTTTATGCACGGGCATCCAAAACAATGGTTGATGGTACATTCTATTTCGAGGAGGAGAAGGATGCAAAAATGAAAGAGCAGGTTGATGCTGAACGGAACCGGATTATTGCAGGTATTTTAAAAGAGACCCAGCAGCCTGCAGCTACTAACCTTTCAAATATGCCAAGACGATGA
- a CDS encoding amidohydrolase family protein, whose translation MNFPEAHDVKDPLDALSVTYTTLKHYELAPSNLSKVSSAGLTFAITSSDLRLRTSFLTNLRKAVKNGLPEAEALKALTITPASYIGASDLVGSVKKNMIANLLVTSGNIFSDDCVVYENWVQGVPYRFIDLRIKDLRGTYSLKVDTADYKLILSGTFDKPTIKMMVDSTEVRGATFTLDKDIVSINFDRTRQKFRLTGYIDGKNIEGKGQLDSGSWVNWKATWSDSKTEPDSRPRRTTPVTEPGK comes from the coding sequence TTGAATTTTCCTGAGGCCCACGATGTTAAAGATCCATTGGATGCACTTTCGGTGACCTACACAACTCTTAAGCATTATGAACTGGCACCTTCAAATCTTTCAAAGGTCTCATCAGCCGGACTTACATTCGCTATTACATCTTCTGATCTCAGACTGCGTACCTCTTTTCTCACTAACCTGAGGAAGGCTGTAAAGAACGGTTTGCCTGAAGCTGAAGCACTTAAAGCATTAACAATTACTCCTGCCAGCTATATTGGCGCTTCAGATCTTGTTGGTTCAGTTAAGAAGAATATGATTGCCAACCTGCTTGTTACCTCCGGAAATATTTTCAGCGACGACTGTGTGGTTTATGAAAACTGGGTGCAGGGTGTTCCGTACAGATTCATCGATCTGAGAATAAAAGATCTCAGGGGTACTTACTCTCTGAAGGTTGATACTGCTGATTATAAACTCATTCTCTCTGGAACATTTGATAAACCAACGATTAAAATGATGGTTGATTCAACAGAAGTTAGAGGAGCAACATTTACTCTCGATAAGGATATAGTCAGTATAAATTTTGACAGAACACGTCAAAAATTCAGACTTACCGGCTATATTGACGGAAAGAATATTGAAGGAAAAGGTCAGCTCGATAGCGGAAGTTGGGTAAACTGGAAAGCCACATGGTCGGATAGTAAAACTGAACCTGACAGCCGGCCACGAAGGACCACTCCTGTTACTGAACCAGGAAAGTAA
- a CDS encoding glycoside hydrolase family 95 protein — MKRQLIILCLSIIGISGCNRPSDNSGETLKLWYDNPASKWEEALPVGNGRLGAMVFGNPVNEKLQLNEESIWAGSKINNNNPDAIKALPALQKALFESRYKDAFKIADENFLGTPPRIRSYQPLGDLLIDYLWSSKPENLRRELNLSTGIAASHFTADGKKYIQEVFVSAPDNVIVVNIKSVDGGLINASFRLAREKDATVLASGNTLILTGQIIDEEDPRAGPGGEHMKFAGELRLSALQGEIAADKDILHVKNAEEVTVRITAATDYNINNLDFDRFIEPADVCKTILNRSDNLSYNELKKAHLEEYQPLFSRVNLSFGKDSLSSVPTDKRLQAVKNGGTDNGLIALYFQYGRYLLMSSSRYPAVLPANLQGIWNKDLKAPWNSDFHTNINLQMNYWPAEVCNLTETTDQLVSFMEKLTVPGAATAKEMYGTDGWVFHHLTDPFGRTGVADGVWGITPMNGPWMTFPVYEHFLFTRDTSFLRESAYPLMKGSAEFVLGFLTESPDGYLVTNPSHSPENTFIDTKTKEKSQLTYAATIDIEIINALFDNCIEAATVLNTDKEFVSKLEAAKKRLPPVVINSKGVIQEWIKDFDEPEPGHRHMSHLLCLYPLAQFTPETPDLFKAAEATIERRLSSGGGHTGWSRAWIINFYARLQNGEKAYENIMGLLRKSTLANLFDTHPPFQIDGNFGGTSGIAEMLLQSHNGVIRLLPALPKEWGTGEVKGLCARGGFVIDMKWSDGALNTAKIFSAAGGEAKIVCGESVQIIKVEAGESKIISY, encoded by the coding sequence ATGAAAAGACAATTAATTATCCTGTGCCTTTCTATAATTGGCATTTCCGGATGTAACAGACCATCTGATAATTCCGGCGAAACGTTGAAACTCTGGTATGATAATCCTGCTTCGAAGTGGGAAGAAGCATTGCCGGTTGGAAACGGACGGCTCGGAGCGATGGTTTTTGGAAACCCTGTGAATGAGAAGCTCCAGCTGAACGAAGAGAGCATTTGGGCAGGGAGTAAAATAAACAATAACAATCCTGATGCAATAAAGGCTTTGCCTGCCCTGCAGAAAGCCCTGTTCGAAAGCAGATACAAGGATGCATTCAAAATAGCTGATGAGAATTTCCTGGGAACTCCTCCGCGGATCCGCTCATATCAGCCACTTGGAGACTTACTAATTGATTATCTGTGGAGTAGCAAGCCGGAAAACTTAAGAAGGGAGCTCAACCTCAGCACAGGAATTGCTGCTTCACATTTCACTGCTGACGGGAAAAAGTACATACAGGAGGTGTTTGTCTCTGCCCCTGACAATGTTATTGTAGTAAATATTAAATCAGTCGATGGTGGTCTTATAAATGCCTCATTCAGGCTTGCCCGTGAAAAGGATGCAACAGTATTAGCTAGTGGAAATACATTAATCCTGACAGGCCAGATAATAGACGAAGAAGATCCCAGAGCCGGTCCCGGGGGGGAACATATGAAATTTGCCGGTGAGCTTAGGCTCTCTGCTCTGCAAGGCGAGATTGCCGCGGATAAAGATATCCTGCATGTAAAAAATGCAGAGGAAGTTACTGTAAGGATCACAGCTGCCACTGACTATAATATTAACAACCTTGATTTTGACAGATTCATTGAACCGGCAGACGTTTGTAAAACTATACTAAACAGGAGTGACAATTTATCATACAACGAGCTGAAAAAAGCTCATCTTGAGGAGTATCAGCCATTGTTTAGCCGGGTTAATCTGTCTTTTGGAAAAGATAGTTTATCCTCAGTACCTACTGACAAAAGACTCCAGGCTGTTAAGAATGGTGGCACCGATAACGGATTGATTGCCCTTTATTTTCAGTACGGAAGGTATCTCCTGATGTCATCTTCACGTTATCCTGCCGTACTGCCGGCAAACCTTCAGGGAATATGGAACAAGGATCTGAAAGCTCCTTGGAACTCGGACTTTCATACAAATATAAACCTCCAGATGAATTACTGGCCTGCAGAGGTTTGCAACCTGACTGAAACTACTGACCAACTGGTCTCTTTCATGGAAAAACTTACTGTGCCGGGTGCTGCTACCGCAAAAGAGATGTATGGCACTGATGGCTGGGTTTTTCATCATCTTACAGATCCTTTTGGGAGAACAGGTGTTGCAGATGGTGTATGGGGTATTACTCCAATGAACGGACCATGGATGACATTTCCTGTTTATGAACATTTTCTGTTTACCAGAGATACATCATTCCTGAGAGAATCAGCTTATCCCCTGATGAAAGGTTCAGCAGAATTTGTTCTGGGCTTTCTGACAGAGTCGCCCGACGGATATCTGGTAACCAATCCGTCCCATTCACCTGAGAATACATTCATCGACACCAAAACAAAAGAGAAATCGCAGCTCACTTATGCAGCAACAATCGATATTGAGATTATTAACGCGTTGTTTGACAATTGTATAGAGGCAGCAACTGTGCTGAATACTGATAAGGAATTTGTATCAAAGCTTGAAGCAGCAAAGAAAAGGCTTCCGCCTGTTGTAATTAACTCTAAGGGTGTTATACAGGAATGGATAAAAGATTTTGATGAACCGGAACCCGGACATCGTCATATGTCACATCTGCTTTGTCTCTATCCTCTTGCGCAGTTTACTCCGGAAACACCTGACCTATTTAAAGCTGCGGAAGCAACAATTGAACGTCGTTTGTCTTCGGGAGGAGGTCATACAGGATGGAGCAGGGCATGGATAATCAATTTTTATGCCCGTCTTCAGAATGGTGAAAAAGCATATGAAAACATAATGGGATTATTAAGGAAATCGACTCTTGCCAATCTCTTCGATACTCATCCTCCTTTTCAGATTGACGGAAATTTCGGAGGCACTTCAGGTATAGCAGAGATGCTTCTTCAGTCGCATAATGGAGTTATCAGATTGCTGCCGGCATTGCCAAAGGAATGGGGCACAGGAGAAGTAAAGGGATTATGTGCCCGTGGCGGATTTGTGATCGATATGAAATGGTCAGACGGTGCACTGAACACAGCAAAAATATTTTCTGCAGCCGGAGGTGAGGCTAAAATCGTCTGTGGAGAATCGGTGCAGATAATAAAAGTTGAAGCCGGAGAGTCAAAAATAATCAGTTATTAG